In the Tribolium castaneum strain GA2 chromosome 1, icTriCast1.1, whole genome shotgun sequence genome, one interval contains:
- the LOC663631 gene encoding NFX1-type zinc finger-containing protein 1 isoform X1, producing the protein MQNWKQGNPRTSRGRGGGNPNWRSRRVDNEMYGSFNELYSGREIWNSNNWRNRNSRSGVRRNRSPSTSSERSFPGRNRSGFVPGQQDQRGGRRPNQNARKMGFKALQDLLNKDSEDLILELSNIKRGIQDYIKTSLSDDGIVLFVKVLKKVSDSAFVENKYKVLQLYLDEVFVDKLVKYVALLPMQSDLDRTRNQFFWENTDEFWNNVIGICQDIYNAIPTFGFKVLPNILKSLLVCFPAFQDQHKQHISDGIRDSVNKLNESLQIMIAEEEEKKKASIQKKVSTLIEEEPPDDFHQISVYPNSLELLGGTRVFLRKNIVEGPYKDVHHYLDVQFRLLREDFVGPLRNGIATYRTESTQKQRIENVNIYKKVQFLNQETINEQYCIRLRFDFSRKTKKFRFEDSKKFMFGSLLCFTCDNFKSLLFGKIAQRDVKDLEKGELIVGFDQNVLVDYKANYLMIECGIYFEPYFHVLNVLKNINTDEFPMEKYIIRVDPTPQPPEYLNDPTPRKISIRGHDFFPLLNWPNTNFYTFNQSQLRAFRAALTQEFSVIQGPPGTGKTFLGLKIAHTLLQNQAIWFKKTPMLVICYTNHALDQFLEGLALATDRIIRIGGQSRNQNVAKFNLRNIKFRTNPAVLQQRHGVKVLLLQIQNITENLKEIDFYHSIRDFKVFIDVIPNFITTWFHRATIDELLDWLLPEYENEDLDSTNEVKSPRSVAEVQDKVANLQIEDEMFDENLSDYEIEEDENMKIELDDLFDEVNAMAVQCSIPLITLSSLQQRISALERTFQQLKQKEEITMEDIFEEDRIVFELYKLKFRYDSLNFRLTEGKQMRFMKRRVPDWSEFTNPHKLSPDDRWNLYFFCLNLYRQKLNEKLSVLNEQFREQHKIYEEMRDIENTKAMKNVLVVGMTTTGAARLRSSLQTLKSPIVIVEEAAEILEAHIVSSLTKHCKHLILIGDHQQLKPSTASYNIEKFYNLGISLFERMVVNRIQLNTLNVQHRMRPEIASLVSPTIYPTLQDHPSVNDRPDIKGVDNCLFFIDHKHPEANCEGKSKKNYHEVDFLIYFARHLILNGYEPGNITILAAYLGQMFELQKERRKHNELLANVRIAVLDNYQGEECDIILLSLVRNNEENKIGFLSIENRVCVALSRARNGFYLMGNMDQLCAASQLWREIYKTFERQNAIGPHLALRCQVHPDKVTYVASGKDFLNISEGGCNQKCGADLNCGHQCTSLCHVLNRDHASYRCLETCGKKLCDKNELHLCQRRCYQECGPCTYKVSRTLKCGHVVNLECHLDPATYSCEELVPTQLPCGHNADKPCHCNPETFPCPFPCEKQVEPCGHACTRNCHVRQDPDHLEYKCKKRCAKNQKNCKAEPEKHKCKKLCFEDCDACMVRVRKQRTICPHFYDVPCSSNVDDISCEKPCTKILPCNHKCKNKCNQPCGNCKEKVEKQIPVCAHTIKVKCSEEPLRKFCTKKCPLTLPCGHPCTKKCNESCTPTCTVLATCALKAPCGHTVTKLPCHLAHGALDPKTLLQHCNHPCGGQLLCEHTCSGTCGECSQGRIHKRCDAKCGNPLVCNHICEFPCRQACRPCVRPCPYKCKHSACGKRCGDICVPCKESCPRRCKHRRCSKYCGEICDVPPCQEPCSKLLACGHQCIGFCGDPCPQKCRICDEDEVTEVFFGFEAEDDARFVLLEDCGHIFENTGLETWLGQDDGEVIKFKECPRCKTAIKTTARFSDYVKKAKADVAKVKKNLHGTENELNMKRQELARLLLKVRTNAQDVKCSNFFKDILGAMETRLRISLMGKRQRINKFELNAIESKLQIIEHIVDIGINCPTALSKNRCSSQVKFILKILEREDNYVTDQEIDDIPYELNRLSRIAELEEIESSPNFLQRYSNSSTVRRVTEQIEGFLFGFGKFYDQDEQTVKELLQELSRLVASGIGISEQEKREIVKAMGFRQGHWFKCPNGHPYCIADCGGAMVESKCPECACKIGGGSHTLRADNALASEMDGAQFPAWSETANNMGNFLLDFDD; encoded by the exons ATGCAGAACTGGAAGCAGGGTAATCCCAGAACTTCACGCGGACGCGGTGGTGGAAACCCTAACTGGCGGTCCCGTCGAG ttgATAATGAAATGTACGGAAGTTTTAACGAATTATATTCAG gaAGAGAAATTTGGAATTCCAACAACTGGAGAAACCGTAATTCTAGGAGCGGAGTACGACGAAACCGAAGTCCAAGTACCAGTTCCGAGCGGTCCTTTCCTGGTAGGAATCGTTCTGGATTCGTCCCAGGACAACAAGACCAAAGAGGTGGCAGAAGACCTAACcaaaatgcaagaaaaatggGTTTCAAAGCCCTGCAAGATTTGTTAAACAAGGATTCCGAGGATTTAATCCTAGAATTGTCCAACATTAAAAGAGGCATACAGGACTACATCAAAACGAGTTTGTCCGACGATGGCATTGTGCTGTTCGTCAAAGTTTTGAAGAAAGTGTCGGACTCGGCCTTTGTTGAAAACAAGTACAAGGTTTTACAATTATATCTGGATGAAGTATTTGTTGACAAATTGGTAAAGTATGTTGCTTTATTGCCAATGCAAAGCGATTTAGACCGAACAaggaatcaatttttttgggaaaacaccGATGAGTTTTGGAACAATGTTATAGGAATTTGCCAGGATATCTATAATGCAATCCCCACATTTGGGTTCAAAGTTTTACCAAATATACTGAAAAGTTTGCTCGTCTGTTTCCCCGCGTTTCAAGACCAACACAAGCAACATATTTCGGATGGGATAAGGGACAGTGTGAACAAACTCAATGAAAGTTTGCAAATCATGATTGCAGAggaagaagaaaagaagaaagcTTCTATACAAAAGAAAGTTTCAACATTAATTGAGGAAGAACCACCGGATGATTTTCATCAAATTTCTGTCTACCCCAATTCACTTGAACTCCTTGGAGGCACTCGAGTTTTTCTGCGTAAAAACATAGTAGAAGGACCTTATAAAGACGTACACCACTACTTGGACGTCCAGTTTAGACTGCTAAGAGAAGACTTTGTTGGGCCTTTGAGAAATGGGATAGCCACGTACCGAACAGAATCAACCCAGAAGCAGCGAATTGAAAATgtcaatatttacaaaaaagtacAGTTTTTAAATCAAGAGACAATCAACGAACAATACTGCATTCGATTAAGGTTCGACTTTTCACGCAAAACAAAGAAATTTCGCTTTGAAGACTCCAAGAAATTCATGTTTGGTTCTCTCCTCTGCTTCACCTGCGACAACTTCAAGTCACTACTCTTTGGCAAAATTGCTCAGCGAGACGTGAAAGACCTTGAAAAGGGGGAACTGATTGTAGGTTTTGATCAAAATGTGCTCGTGGACTACAAAGCGAACTATTTGATGATCGAATGCGGAATCTACTTCGAGCCGTATTTCCACGTCCTCAACGTCCTCAAAAACATAAACACTGACGAATTCCCGATGGAAAAATACATCATTCGCGTGGACCCCACACCTCAACCGCCGGAATACCTCAACGACCCAACCCCCCGTAAAATCTCAATCCGTGGTCATGATTTTTTCCCTCTCCTCAACTGGCCCAACACCAACTTCTACACTTTCAACCAATCGCAACTAAGGGCCTTCCGGGCAGCTTTAACGCAAGAGTTCTCCGTTATTCAAGGCCCACCTGGCACTGGGAAGACCTTCCTTGGCCTCAAAATCGCCCACACTTTGCTGCAAAATCAGGCCATTTGGTTCAAGAAAACCCCGATGTTGGTCATCTGCTACACCAACCATGCCCTCGACCAGTTCTTGGAGGGTTTGGCTCTGGCCACTGACAGAATCATTCGAATTGGGGGACAGAGCAGAAACCAAAATGTGGCAAAGTTCAATTTGAGAAATATAAAGTTCCGGACAAACCCGGCCGTTTTACAACAAAGACACGGAGTGAAAGTCCTCTTGCTACAAATCCAGAATATAACGGAAAACTTGAAAGAAATCGATTTTTATCACAGCATCAgagatttcaaagtttttattgATGTGATACCGAATTTTATTACAACATGGTTTCATCGCGCTACAATAGACGAACTACTGGACTGGTTGCTGCCCGAATATGAAAATGAAGACTTGGATTCGACTAATGAAGTTAAAAGTCCTAGGAGTGTTGCAGAG GTCCAGGACAAAGTCGCTAACTTGCAGATTGAAGATGAAATGTTTGATGAAAATTTGTCGGATTATGAAATCGAAGAAgatgaaaatatgaaaattgaGTTGGATGATCTTTTCGATGAAGTGAATGCAATGGCGGTTCAGTGCAGCATTCCCCTTATTACGCTCTCCTCACTTCAGCAAAGGATTTCTGCACTAGAAAGAACTTTCCAGCAACTGAAGCAAAAGGAAGAGATAACTATGGAGGATATTTTCGAAGAAGATCGAATTGTCTTCGAATTGTATAAACTGAAATTTCGTTACGACAGTTTAAAT TTTAGACTAACCGAGGGCAAGCAAATGCGTTTCATGAAAAGAAGAGTTCCTGATTGGTCAGAGTTCACGAATCCTCACAAATTGTCACCCGACGATCGCTggaatttatactttttttgtttaaatttatacaGACAGAAATTAAATGAGAAGCTGAGCGTACTAAATGAGCAGTTCCGCGAACAACACAAAATCTATGAAGAAATGCGGGACATTGAAAACACGAAAGCAATGAAAAACGTGCTTGTTGTTGGTATGACGACCACTGGAGCAGCCCGTCTAAGATCTTCGTTGCAAACGTTGAAAAGTCCAATCGTTATTGTCGAGGAAGCAGCGGAGATTCTAGAAGCTCACATCGTTTCCTCTTTGACCAAACATTGCAAACACTTGATTCTCATCGGAGACCATCAGCAGTTGAAACCGAGCACTGCGAGTTATAACATAGAAAAGTTTTACAATTTGGGGATAAGTCTATTTGAGAGAATGGTTGTGAACAGAATCCAGTTGAATACCCTAAACGTGCAACACAGAATGAGGCCGGAGATTGCCAGTTTGGTCTCGCCGACCATTTATCCAACCCTGCAAGATCACCCGTCTGTGAACGACAGACCTGATATAAAAGGGGTCGATAATTGCTTGTTTTTCATCGACCACAAGCACCCTGAAGCAAATTGTGAAGGCAAAAGCAAGAAGAATTACCATGAAGTTGACTTCTTGATCTATTTCGCAAGGCATCTTATTCTGAACGGTTACGAACCCGGAAACATCACAATCCTGGCGGCTTACTTGGGGCAAATGTTCGAGTTGCAGAAAGAGAGGCGCAAACACAATGAGCTTCTAGCGAACGTAAGAATTGCAGTTTTGGATAACTATCAAGGTGAAGAATGCGATATTATCCTACTTTCGCTGGTTCGAAACAACGAGGAAAACAAAATCGGGTTCCTATCAATTGAAAACAGAGTTTGTGTGGCGCTTTCAAGAGCCAGAAACGGCTTCTATCTCATGGGGAACATGGACCAGTTGTGTGCCGCTAGtcaa CTTTGGCGTGAGATTTACAAGACTTTTGAACGCCAGAATGCCATTGGACCCCACCTAGCCCTACGGTGCCAAGTGCACCCAGATAAGGTCACGTATGTGGCAAGCGGAAAGGATTTTCTGAATATATCAGAAGGAGGGTGCAACCAGAAATGTGGGGCTGATTTGAATTGCGGTCATCAGTGCACTTCTCTTTGCCACGTGTTAAATCGAGATCATGCAAGCTACAGGTGCCTTGAAACGTGCGGGAA aaaattgtgCGATAAAAATGAACTACATTTATGCCAAAGAAGGTGTTACCAAGAGTGTGGTCCTTGCACTTACAAGGTGTCAAGGACCCTAAAATGTGGGCATGTTGTGAACTTGGAGTGTCACCTGGATCCTGCAACTTACAGTTGTGAGGAGCTCGTGCCTACGCAACTTCCCTGTGGTCACAACGCTGACAAGCCTTGCCACTGCAATCCGGAAACTTTTCCTTGCCCGTTCCCCTGCGAAAAACAGGTGGAACCTTGTGGCCATGCGTGCACTAGAAATTGCCACGTTCGGCAGGATCCAGATCACTTAGAA TACAAATGTAAGAAACGTTGCGCTAAAAACCAAAAGAATTGCAAAGCCGAACCCGAAAAACACAAGTGCAAGAAACTATGTTTTGAGGATTGTGACGCCTGTATGGTCCGTGTTAGGAAACAGCGAACCATCTGTCCACATTTTTACGACGTGCCTTGTTCCAGTAACGTGGACGATATAAGCTGCGAAAAGCCTTGCACCAAAATATTGCCTTGCAAtcacaaatgcaaaaataaatgcaaTCAACCGTGCGGAAACTGCAAAGAAAAG GTTGAGAAACAAATCCCGGTATGTGCCCATACAATCAAAGTAAAATGTAGCGAAGAACCTCTCCGAAAATTCTGTACCAAAAAATGTCCTCTGACACTACCCTGTGGCCACCCTTGCACGAAAAAATGCAACGAGTCTTGCACCCCAACTTGCACCGTTCTGGCCACCTGTGCATTGAAAGCCCCTTGTGGCCACACCGTGACCAAGTTACCGTGCCACCTAGCCCATGGTGCCCTCGACCCTAAAACCCTGCTACAACACTGCAACCACCCTTGCGGTGGCCAGTTACTGTGCGAGCACACCTGCTCGGGAACCTGCGGGGAGTGCTCGCAGGGCCGCATCCACAAACGCTGCGACGCAAAATGCGGGAACCCCCTGGTGTGCAACCACATCTGCGAGTTCCCCTGCAGACAGGCCTGCAGGCCCTGCGTGCGCCCTTGCCCCTACAAGTGCAAGCACAGCGCCTGTGGGAAGCGCTGCGGCGATATCTGCGTCCCTTGCAAGGAGAGCTGCCCCCGCAGGTGCAAGCACCGAAGGTGCTCCAAGTACTGCGGGGAAATCTGCGACGTGCCCCCTTGTCAAGAGCCTTGCAGCAAATTACTGGCATGTGGCCACCAATGTATCGGGTTCTGCGGCGATCCTTGCCCTCAAAAATGCCGCATTTGTGACGAAGACGAGGTGACCGAAGTGTTTTTCGGGTTCGAGGCTGAAGACGATGCCCGGTTTGTGCTCCTGGAGGACTGCGGCCACATTTTCGAAAATACGGGACTGGAAACGTGGCTGGGGCAAGACGACGGGGAAGTGATCAAGTTCAAGGAGTGTCCGCGGTGCAAAACGGCGATCAAAACAACGGCCCGATTCAGTGATTATGTGAAGAAAGCGAAGGCCGATGTGGCCAAAGTTAAGAAAAATCTGCACGGGACTGAGAATGAGTTGAACATGAAGAGGCAAGAACTGGCGAGACTGCTACTAAAAGTTAGGACGAATGCACAAGATGTGAAATGTTCCAACTTCTTTAAAGATATTTTGGGCGCGATGGAAACCCGTCTGCGAATTTCTCTAATGGGCAAGCGCCAACGTATCAACAAATTTGAGTTGAATGCAATTGAATCCAAACTCCAAATCATCGAACACATCGTTGACATTGGCATAAACTGCCCCACGGCTCTTTCAAAAAATCGCTGCTCCTCTCAGGTCAAATTCATACTCAAGATTTTGGAACGTGAGGACAACTACGTAACGGATCAAGAAATAGACGATATCCCGTACGAATTGAACCGTTTGTCACGAATCGCCGAACTTGAAGAAATCGAAAGTTCGCCAAACTTCCTCCAACGATATTCAAATTCTTCCACAGTTAGGCGCGTTACCGAACAAATTGAAGGCTTTCTCTTCGGTTTCGGCAAGTTTTATGACCAGGATGAACAAACGGTCAAGGAATTATTGCAAGAGTTGAGTCGATTGGTCGCGTCGGGAATAGGAATTTCAGAACAGGAAAAAAGGGAAATTGTTAAAGCCATGGGTTTCAGGCAAGGGCATTGGTTCAAGTGCCCCAATGGCCACCCTTACTGCATAGCTGACTGTGGGGGCGCAATGGTGGAGTCAAAATGCCCGGAATGTGCGTGCAAAATAGGGGGAGGTAGTCACACACTGCGCGCCGATAATGCGTTGGCTTCTGAAATGGATGGAGCCCAGTTTCCCGCTTGGTCGGAAACTGCAAACAATAtgggcaattttttgttagatttcGATGATTGA